A region of Nostoc sp. 'Peltigera membranacea cyanobiont' N6 DNA encodes the following proteins:
- a CDS encoding dihydroorotase, whose protein sequence is MAELLQKVRVIDPVSKIDELFDVLIADGYIKEVASHIADIHSDIQIRDCQGLVLGPGLVDLYSHSGEPGFEERETLLSLLKSAAAGGFTRVSILPDTSPAIDNPALVAQLQQKRAEDNLSPLLPCSPAPLLHIWGAITLDVAGKQMTELADLASAGVVGFSDGKPFENLALVRRVLEYLQPLGKPVAFWPSDRQLTANGVMREGVDALRFGLPPIPASAETTALAAMLELVAAIGTPVHIMRVSTSRSVELIASAKAAGLPITASTTWMHLLLDTKAVKSYHTSLHLDPPLGNPSDVVALRAGVRTGVIDAIAIDHTPYSYEEKVQAFAEAPPGAIGLELALPLLWQYLVETEEFTALELWRALSTSPAECLGQKVSAILPHQPAELTLFDPQQTWKVERKSLYTLSQNTPWLGQQLKGHVVQTWC, encoded by the coding sequence ATGGCTGAACTGCTACAAAAAGTACGGGTAATTGACCCAGTTTCTAAAATCGACGAACTCTTTGATGTGCTAATTGCTGATGGTTATATTAAAGAAGTAGCTTCGCACATTGCTGATATTCATTCCGATATTCAAATTAGAGATTGTCAGGGATTAGTTCTCGGGCCTGGGTTAGTGGATTTGTACAGCCACTCCGGTGAACCAGGATTTGAAGAACGGGAAACCCTCTTGTCTCTTTTAAAATCTGCTGCTGCTGGCGGCTTTACCAGAGTTAGCATTCTACCCGATACATCCCCAGCTATTGATAATCCTGCACTTGTGGCACAGTTGCAGCAGAAAAGGGCAGAGGATAATTTATCTCCCCTGCTCCCCTGCTCCCCTGCTCCCCTGCTTCATATCTGGGGTGCTATTACCCTAGATGTTGCTGGGAAGCAAATGACGGAATTAGCAGATTTAGCGTCTGCTGGAGTTGTTGGTTTTAGCGATGGTAAGCCCTTTGAAAATTTGGCGCTGGTGCGGCGAGTGTTAGAGTATCTCCAGCCGTTGGGTAAACCAGTCGCATTTTGGCCTAGCGATCGCCAGTTAACAGCAAATGGTGTAATGAGAGAAGGGGTAGATGCGCTCCGTTTCGGTTTACCACCCATACCCGCCAGTGCCGAAACCACTGCCTTAGCAGCTATGCTTGAATTGGTTGCAGCCATCGGTACACCAGTTCATATTATGCGCGTCTCCACATCTCGCAGCGTGGAATTAATCGCCTCAGCCAAAGCTGCTGGTTTACCCATCACCGCCAGCACCACCTGGATGCACCTTTTACTTGATACAAAAGCAGTTAAGAGTTATCACACTAGCTTGCATTTAGACCCGCCTTTAGGCAATCCCAGTGATGTGGTGGCCTTGCGTGCGGGGGTACGTACAGGGGTTATAGATGCGATCGCGATCGATCACACACCCTACAGCTACGAAGAAAAAGTCCAAGCCTTTGCTGAAGCACCTCCAGGAGCAATTGGTTTAGAGTTAGCATTACCTTTGCTGTGGCAATATCTAGTTGAAACTGAAGAATTTACAGCTTTAGAGTTATGGCGGGCATTAAGTACGAGTCCAGCAGAGTGTTTGGGGCAAAAAGTCAGTGCGATTCTACCTCATCAACCAGCAGAACTTACTTTATTTGACCCCCAGCAAACCTGGAAAGTCGAGCGAAAAAGTCTTTATACACTTTCACAAAATACACCTTGGTTAGGACAACAATTGAAGGGTCATGTTGTGCAAACGTGGTGTTGA
- a CDS encoding inorganic pyrophosphatase has product MSKIRAVIVDPNVPGRLALSEVNTPKPALDYGYLQDTQSGDGNNIDVWIGSLLNQTVTAVICSVDLEKRDTEIKILLGCTSDERQAILDIHNIGSQSAILLVRK; this is encoded by the coding sequence ATGAGCAAAATACGTGCTGTGATTGTTGACCCCAATGTGCCAGGGCGTTTGGCACTGAGTGAAGTGAATACACCAAAGCCTGCCCTGGATTATGGATATTTACAAGATACTCAATCTGGAGATGGAAATAATATTGATGTCTGGATAGGTAGCTTGTTGAATCAAACAGTAACTGCCGTCATTTGTAGTGTTGATTTAGAAAAGCGGGATACAGAAATCAAGATACTTCTGGGTTGTACATCTGACGAAAGACAAGCCATTTTAGATATCCATAATATAGGCTCTCAATCGGCAATATTATTGGTTCGCAAGTAA
- a CDS encoding SDR family oxidoreductase produces MSLELKLSGKTAIVTGGSAGIGLATAKALYSEGVNVAIAARNQERLENAVVAIQSLPISGAKVIAISADLTKAEDIEKVVSTTLAQFNQIDILINNAGSARAGSFLESTDDLFLDAWNLKLLGYIRLVRAVVPHQKSRGDGRIVNIVGGAGRTPRPNFLAGGTSNAALLNFTKGISKELAEYKIRINAISPGATATERAETLARQNAQAQGITVEQVKAQNLQSIPLKRIAQPEEIAALALFLVSDLAASITGTEIIVDGGSTPGV; encoded by the coding sequence ATGAGTTTAGAACTAAAACTATCAGGTAAAACTGCGATCGTCACAGGCGGAAGTGCAGGAATTGGGTTAGCTACTGCCAAAGCCCTTTATAGTGAAGGTGTGAATGTTGCGATCGCAGCCCGCAATCAAGAAAGACTAGAAAATGCAGTAGTTGCCATCCAGTCGCTACCAATATCAGGGGCGAAAGTTATTGCCATCAGTGCTGATTTAACAAAAGCAGAAGATATTGAGAAAGTTGTCTCCACAACATTAGCCCAGTTTAATCAGATTGATATCTTGATTAACAATGCCGGATCAGCCCGTGCTGGCTCTTTCCTAGAATCCACTGATGATTTATTTTTGGATGCTTGGAACTTAAAATTATTGGGCTACATCCGCCTAGTTAGAGCCGTCGTTCCCCATCAAAAAAGCCGGGGTGATGGACGAATTGTTAATATAGTTGGCGGTGCAGGACGTACACCTCGCCCTAACTTCCTCGCTGGTGGTACAAGCAATGCTGCTTTGCTCAACTTCACAAAGGGCATTTCTAAAGAGCTAGCTGAGTACAAGATTCGCATAAATGCCATATCGCCCGGTGCTACAGCTACTGAGCGTGCCGAGACTTTAGCTCGGCAAAACGCCCAAGCGCAAGGGATCACTGTTGAGCAAGTGAAGGCACAAAACCTCCAAAGTATTCCTTTAAAAAGAATCGCCCAGCCAGAAGAAATTGCCGCATTAGCCTTATTTTTGGTGTCCGATCTAGCTGCATCAATTACAGGAACAGAGATTATCGTTGATGGCGGTTCTACTCCTGGTGTTTAG
- a CDS encoding TauD/TfdA dioxygenase family protein, whose translation MGSQYFDIKPVAGRIGAEIIGVNLSSNLSDDIISDIRKTLVKHKAIFFRDQQQLDADGQVAFARRFGKLTTAHPTVPSLPENPEVLDLNYGRTTSRANNWHTDVTFVDSPPLGSILRALDIPPTGGDTIWANSVTAYQDLPTHLRNLADQLWAVHSNAYDYATGFDLPEDVKAQRAVFTSTVYETLHPVVRIHPESGERGLFIGGFVRQFRGLSTTESDDILRLLQAYITRPENTVRWRWQVGDVAFWDNRATQHYAIADYENQPRRVQRVTIVGDLPVGIDGKQSEAIKGDASKYNRREAVTA comes from the coding sequence ATGGGTTCTCAATACTTTGATATCAAACCAGTTGCAGGACGGATCGGTGCTGAAATTATCGGTGTTAATCTGAGTTCTAATCTCAGCGATGACATTATCAGCGATATTCGCAAGACTCTAGTCAAACACAAAGCGATCTTTTTCCGAGATCAGCAACAACTCGATGCTGATGGACAGGTTGCCTTCGCTCGTCGTTTCGGTAAACTGACAACAGCCCATCCCACTGTACCATCGCTGCCAGAAAACCCAGAAGTTTTAGACCTGAATTATGGGCGCACCACTTCCCGCGCCAATAACTGGCATACCGATGTGACATTTGTAGACAGTCCTCCTCTCGGCTCTATCTTACGAGCGCTTGATATTCCCCCAACCGGTGGCGATACAATCTGGGCAAACTCTGTGACTGCATACCAAGATTTACCTACCCATCTGCGTAATCTCGCCGATCAACTTTGGGCAGTACACAGCAACGCTTACGACTATGCAACTGGATTCGACCTACCTGAAGATGTCAAAGCTCAACGGGCTGTCTTCACCTCGACTGTATACGAGACTCTGCACCCAGTTGTACGCATCCATCCTGAATCTGGGGAGCGGGGGCTATTTATCGGTGGATTTGTGCGCCAGTTCCGTGGTTTATCAACGACTGAATCGGATGATATTCTCCGGCTGTTGCAAGCATACATAACCCGTCCTGAGAACACAGTTCGTTGGCGTTGGCAAGTTGGTGATGTAGCCTTTTGGGATAATCGGGCTACTCAACATTATGCGATCGCAGATTACGAAAACCAGCCCCGCCGCGTTCAACGAGTGACAATTGTCGGCGATCTCCCAGTTGGCATTGATGGTAAACAAAGTGAGGCTATCAAGGGAGACGCTTCTAAATACAACCGACGCGAGGCGGTGACTGCGTAA
- a CDS encoding peptidoglycan-binding protein: MKLQDFLGKDEKWSFDAIAQDADLTRQIQILLIGLGLLEPPADGIFGPVSVISLKKFQELAKTEESGFLGAVTAKKLIETKIDDLPKQPLKLGNDIASRIVKYLLSKNYQVFTNPKEYNIVYIEGINADWNLNSDTPNQFNDRRIVIEVVNGVPKIVDHWEATTEPGKYYTYNPMNPKGAARIQFGQYKAWAVGIHGTAEPHEALVQVGDITVCRDFNQDFKRTGDKLDTGDNFYVNQHYGFDFPRNDIRLASAGCLVGRTRDGHREFMRIIKQDRRYVANRKYTFYTSVIPGDDFLKTFPA; this comes from the coding sequence ATGAAACTACAAGATTTCTTGGGAAAAGATGAGAAATGGTCATTTGATGCGATCGCACAAGATGCAGACTTAACTCGTCAGATTCAGATATTGTTAATCGGCTTAGGTTTGCTAGAACCTCCAGCCGATGGGATATTTGGCCCTGTTTCTGTAATATCTCTCAAAAAATTTCAAGAATTAGCAAAGACTGAAGAGAGTGGTTTTTTAGGAGCAGTCACAGCCAAGAAACTGATTGAAACTAAAATAGACGATCTTCCTAAACAACCCTTAAAACTTGGTAATGACATTGCTAGTAGGATTGTGAAATACTTGCTATCCAAAAATTATCAAGTATTCACCAATCCAAAAGAATATAACATTGTTTATATTGAAGGTATAAATGCAGACTGGAATCTCAATAGTGATACGCCTAATCAATTTAACGATCGCCGGATTGTCATTGAAGTAGTAAATGGCGTTCCCAAAATCGTAGATCACTGGGAAGCGACTACAGAACCAGGGAAGTACTACACTTATAATCCGATGAATCCCAAAGGAGCAGCAAGAATTCAGTTTGGGCAATACAAAGCTTGGGCTGTTGGCATCCACGGCACAGCAGAACCTCACGAAGCATTAGTGCAAGTTGGAGATATAACTGTTTGTAGAGATTTCAACCAAGATTTTAAACGGACTGGCGACAAGCTTGATACAGGTGATAATTTTTATGTGAATCAACACTACGGCTTTGATTTCCCCAGGAATGATATTCGCCTTGCTAGTGCGGGTTGTTTAGTAGGACGGACTCGTGACGGACATAGAGAGTTTATGAGGATTATTAAACAAGACCGCCGTTATGTTGCTAATCGCAAATACACTTTTTACACTAGCGTGATTCCTGGGGATGATTTCCTCAAAACTTTTCCAGCTTAA
- a CDS encoding NAD+ synthase translates to MKIAIAQINPTIGDLLLNAQTILEAAQRAASSGARLLLTPELSLCGYPPRDLLLNPSFVEAMGITLQNLAQDLPPNLAVLVGTVEQNLEASISGGKTLFNSIALLEDGKVKQVFHKRLLPTYDVFDERRYFEAGLQANYFTLDDIHIGVTICEDLWNDEEFWGKRTYAVNPIADLAILGVDLIVNLSASPYTVGKQQLRETMLKHSAVRFQQPIIYANQVGGNDDLIFDGRSFALNRQGEVMCRARGFDTDLLVVEFDETQRDLQLSSVEPAYQSEDEEIWQALVLGVQDYARKCRFSKVVLGLSGGIDSAIVAAIASAALGKENVLGVLMPSPYSSEHSISDAVALADNLGIKTNLLPIGELMQGFDRTLDDLFAGTEFGLAEENIQSRIRGNLLMAIANKFGYLLLSTGNKSEMAVGYCTLYGDMNGGLAVIADVPKTRVYSLCHWLNRDREIIPQNVLTKAPSAELKPGQVDRDSLPPYEILDDILQRLVHNHQSAAQIVAAGHDSVIVDRVIQMVARAEFKRRQAPPGLKITDRAFGTGWRMPIASNWVGVKKAYQAKTTATPNLSLL, encoded by the coding sequence ATGAAAATTGCGATCGCTCAAATTAATCCGACAATTGGTGATTTGCTTTTAAATGCCCAAACAATCTTAGAGGCGGCACAACGCGCGGCATCTAGCGGGGCGCGTTTGTTGCTCACACCAGAACTTTCTTTATGTGGCTATCCACCGAGAGATTTATTATTAAATCCTAGTTTTGTGGAAGCAATGGGTATCACTTTACAAAACTTGGCTCAAGATTTACCGCCAAATTTAGCTGTGTTGGTAGGAACTGTTGAACAAAATCTCGAAGCCTCTATTTCTGGCGGGAAAACATTATTTAACAGCATAGCTTTGTTAGAAGATGGCAAAGTCAAACAAGTTTTTCACAAACGACTTTTGCCTACTTACGATGTCTTTGACGAACGTCGCTATTTTGAAGCAGGTTTACAAGCTAATTATTTCACTTTAGATGATATCCATATTGGCGTAACTATTTGCGAAGATTTATGGAATGATGAGGAATTCTGGGGTAAACGGACTTATGCAGTCAATCCCATTGCTGACTTAGCAATTTTGGGTGTAGATTTGATTGTGAATTTATCTGCTTCGCCCTACACGGTAGGCAAGCAGCAACTCCGAGAAACAATGCTCAAGCATAGTGCAGTCCGTTTTCAACAACCGATTATTTATGCTAATCAGGTTGGGGGAAATGACGATCTAATTTTTGATGGGCGTAGTTTTGCCTTAAATCGTCAAGGTGAAGTTATGTGTCGCGCCCGTGGTTTTGACACCGATTTATTAGTAGTTGAATTTGATGAAACACAACGCGATTTACAGTTGAGTTCTGTAGAACCTGCATATCAATCAGAAGATGAAGAAATTTGGCAAGCTTTGGTTTTAGGAGTGCAAGATTATGCTCGTAAGTGTCGCTTTTCTAAAGTAGTCTTGGGTTTAAGTGGTGGGATTGACTCGGCAATCGTAGCTGCGATCGCATCTGCTGCACTTGGTAAAGAAAATGTCCTCGGTGTTCTTATGCCTTCCCCTTACAGTTCGGAGCATTCCATTAGTGATGCTGTAGCATTAGCCGACAATTTGGGGATTAAGACTAATCTTTTACCAATTGGCGAGTTAATGCAAGGCTTCGATCGAACTTTAGACGATTTGTTTGCAGGTACTGAGTTTGGACTAGCTGAAGAGAATATCCAGTCTCGGATTCGCGGTAACTTATTAATGGCGATCGCTAATAAATTTGGCTATCTCCTTTTATCTACAGGTAACAAGTCAGAAATGGCTGTGGGTTACTGTACTCTTTACGGCGATATGAATGGCGGGTTAGCCGTGATTGCAGATGTTCCGAAAACCCGTGTGTATTCACTTTGCCATTGGTTAAATCGCGATCGTGAAATCATCCCGCAAAACGTCTTGACTAAAGCACCAAGCGCCGAACTCAAACCAGGACAAGTGGATCGAGACTCTCTACCGCCCTACGAAATTTTGGACGATATTTTGCAACGCCTGGTTCACAACCACCAATCAGCAGCGCAAATTGTTGCAGCCGGTCACGATTCGGTAATTGTAGACAGAGTAATCCAAATGGTAGCGCGGGCTGAATTTAAACGGCGACAAGCACCTCCCGGATTGAAAATCACCGATCGCGCCTTCGGAACTGGTTGGCGAATGCCAATTGCTAGTAACTGGGTTGGTGTCAAAAAGGCTTACCAGGCTAAAACTACAGCTACACCTAACCTTAGTTTGTTGTGA
- a CDS encoding NUDIX hydrolase encodes MPGRSQKNIPTPLNQQPLADFKVGVDNVIFSVDTVQNRLLVLLVMRQQEPFLNHWSLPGTLVRPGESLEDAAYRIMAEKIKVNNLYLEQLYTFGGPNRDPREATDSYGVRYLSVSYFALVRFEEAELIADRMTGIAWYPVKQVPQLAFDHNEILAYGHRRLRNKLEYSPVAFEVLPEMFTLNDLYQLYATVLGDNFSDYSNFRARLLKLGFLCDTGIKVSRGAGRPASLYKFDAEAFAPLKDKPLVFI; translated from the coding sequence ATGCCAGGACGTTCACAAAAAAATATACCAACTCCGTTAAACCAACAACCTTTGGCCGATTTCAAGGTTGGTGTTGATAATGTAATTTTTTCTGTAGATACTGTACAAAATCGGCTGTTAGTTCTACTTGTAATGCGACAGCAAGAACCATTTTTAAATCATTGGAGTCTTCCCGGTACTTTAGTGCGTCCCGGAGAGTCTTTAGAAGATGCCGCCTATCGCATTATGGCAGAGAAAATTAAGGTCAACAATCTCTATTTAGAACAACTCTATACATTTGGCGGGCCAAATCGCGATCCACGGGAAGCAACTGATAGTTATGGTGTGCGTTATCTATCAGTTAGTTACTTTGCCCTAGTGCGATTTGAGGAAGCCGAATTAATTGCCGATCGCATGACTGGCATAGCTTGGTATCCGGTAAAACAAGTACCGCAATTAGCTTTTGACCATAATGAAATTCTGGCTTATGGCCACAGGCGGTTGCGTAATAAATTAGAGTATAGCCCGGTAGCTTTTGAAGTCTTGCCAGAAATGTTTACCTTGAATGATTTATATCAGTTATACGCCACAGTTTTAGGCGATAACTTTTCCGATTATTCTAATTTTCGGGCGCGTCTACTCAAGTTAGGTTTTTTATGCGATACCGGAATTAAGGTATCACGGGGTGCTGGTCGTCCTGCTAGTTTGTATAAGTTTGACGCTGAAGCTTTTGCTCCCTTAAAAGATAAACCTTTGGTGTTTATTTAA
- a CDS encoding nicotinate-nucleotide adenylyltransferase: protein MRVALFGTSADPPTAGHEKILSWLSERYDWVAVWAADNPFKSHQTPLEHRAAMLRLLIADIDALRHNIALEQELSSFRTLETVEKAKIIWGEDAELTLIIGSDLLSQLPRWYRIEDLLQQVQLLIVPRPGYVIDESSSEVVQKLGGKIAIASLTGLDVSSTAYREHGDSQALTAPVVAYINQEHLYECQDVHKKIYQLR from the coding sequence ATGAGAGTTGCTTTGTTTGGTACTAGTGCCGATCCGCCAACTGCGGGACATGAAAAAATTCTGAGTTGGTTGTCTGAGCGTTATGATTGGGTAGCGGTTTGGGCAGCAGATAATCCATTTAAGTCTCATCAAACACCCCTAGAACATCGGGCGGCAATGTTGCGACTGTTGATTGCGGATATAGACGCGCTAAGGCACAATATTGCTTTGGAACAAGAATTAAGTAGCTTCCGAACACTGGAAACAGTTGAGAAAGCGAAGATTATTTGGGGTGAAGACGCTGAATTGACGTTGATTATTGGTTCAGATTTACTGAGTCAGCTACCACGTTGGTATCGCATTGAAGATTTGTTACAGCAAGTGCAACTACTGATTGTACCGCGACCCGGATATGTAATAGATGAGTCTAGTTCAGAGGTAGTGCAAAAGCTGGGAGGGAAAATTGCGATCGCTAGTCTGACCGGTCTAGATGTTTCCTCAACAGCATACCGCGAACATGGAGATTCTCAAGCCCTCACAGCCCCTGTAGTTGCCTATATTAATCAAGAGCATTTGTACGAATGCCAGGACGTTCACAAAAAAATATACCAACTCCGTTAA
- a CDS encoding nicotinate phosphoribosyltransferase produces MTTLPDLDYVYKQQSQQNQELNLSAEDYSLLTDLYQLTMAACYTGEGIEQRRASFELSVRRLPEGFGYLIAMGLTQALEYLTKFRFSPSQIAALQATGIFTHAGDRFWSLLAEGKFTGDVWAVPEGTAVFANQPLLRVEAPLWQAQLVETYLLNTINYQTLIATKAARLRDVAGESATLLEFGTRRAFSPQGSLWAARAALAGGLDSTSNVLAALQLGQQPSGTMAHALVMALSAIEGTEEQAFSAFHRYFPGAPLLIDTYDTVAAAQRLAEKVNSGEMQLTGVRLDSGDLVTLSKQVRSLLPGVPIFASGDLDEWEIARLKAAGAQIDGYGLGTRLVTGSPVNGVYKLVDIDGIPVMKQSSGKVTYPGRKQIFRSFIGGKVKADRLGLLGEIPQEEEPLLQLVVQEGERVQPLESLATIRQRTAVSVASLPQETRRLDRPVGVQVEISAALQQLTEETKKRTTEAHSSQR; encoded by the coding sequence ATGACAACTTTGCCAGATTTGGACTATGTATATAAACAGCAAAGCCAGCAGAACCAGGAACTAAACCTCTCTGCGGAAGACTACAGCTTGCTGACGGATCTTTACCAATTGACGATGGCGGCTTGTTACACAGGCGAAGGTATCGAACAACGACGGGCCAGCTTTGAGTTGTCTGTCAGACGATTGCCAGAGGGTTTTGGTTATTTAATTGCAATGGGGCTAACACAGGCATTGGAATATTTAACCAAATTTCGCTTTAGTCCATCGCAAATTGCGGCATTACAGGCGACGGGAATTTTTACCCATGCAGGCGATCGCTTTTGGTCACTTTTAGCTGAGGGTAAATTTACGGGTGATGTTTGGGCAGTACCAGAAGGGACAGCTGTATTTGCCAATCAACCACTGTTGCGGGTGGAAGCACCCCTTTGGCAAGCGCAACTAGTGGAAACTTACCTCTTAAATACAATTAATTACCAGACTTTGATTGCCACAAAAGCAGCCCGGTTGCGGGATGTAGCAGGCGAATCAGCCACACTTTTAGAATTTGGCACAAGACGCGCATTTAGTCCCCAAGGGTCTTTGTGGGCAGCGCGGGCTGCCTTGGCGGGTGGGTTAGATTCCACCTCCAATGTGTTAGCAGCGCTACAACTGGGCCAACAGCCAAGTGGTACGATGGCGCACGCCCTGGTGATGGCGTTGTCAGCAATAGAAGGCACTGAAGAACAAGCTTTTAGTGCATTTCATCGATATTTTCCGGGTGCGCCGTTGCTGATTGATACTTACGATACCGTTGCTGCTGCCCAACGCTTGGCCGAAAAAGTAAATTCCGGGGAAATGCAATTAACAGGAGTGAGATTAGACTCAGGAGATTTAGTTACCTTATCAAAGCAGGTGCGATCGCTCCTTCCCGGTGTGCCAATTTTTGCCAGTGGCGACTTGGATGAGTGGGAAATTGCCAGGTTAAAAGCTGCTGGGGCACAAATTGATGGTTACGGACTGGGAACCCGATTAGTTACAGGTTCGCCTGTAAATGGAGTCTATAAACTCGTAGACATTGATGGTATCCCAGTGATGAAGCAGTCAAGTGGTAAGGTTACTTATCCAGGACGCAAGCAGATTTTTCGCTCGTTTATAGGAGGTAAGGTAAAAGCAGACAGATTGGGACTCTTAGGTGAAATTCCTCAAGAAGAAGAACCTTTGTTGCAGTTGGTAGTGCAAGAAGGTGAACGGGTGCAGCCCTTGGAGTCGTTGGCAACAATTCGTCAGCGTACTGCTGTCTCAGTTGCCAGTTTGCCACAAGAAACACGGCGTTTGGATCGTCCTGTGGGGGTGCAAGTGGAGATTTCTGCCGCACTGCAACAGTTGACAGAGGAAACTAAGAAACGAACCACAGAGGCGCACAGTTCACAGAGGTAA
- a CDS encoding mobilization protein, producing MPTIHFVDGEKGGVGKSLFARTMIQYCLDKRIPFVPVETDRSNPDVAGVYKEICKYAVFSENERQANKADRIFEWAVEKPVIVNLSAQSHRAVQGWIESNQLLELGSSQGVMFCKWFVSTGGYDSINLFNQSVNTYGDKIPHILVRNLGLCDDWEHLESDSNFQNIVNKYPIKIIDFPKLAYRERNIIDQNRLTFAEAREYKEFGIIGKQRVVNFLKLAYGAFEKVGIWYEKVE from the coding sequence ATGCCGACGATTCATTTTGTGGATGGTGAAAAAGGTGGGGTAGGAAAATCTCTCTTTGCCAGGACAATGATTCAGTATTGTCTAGATAAGAGAATCCCGTTTGTACCAGTGGAGACGGATAGATCGAATCCAGATGTCGCAGGGGTATATAAGGAAATATGTAAGTATGCTGTGTTTAGTGAGAATGAACGACAGGCAAATAAGGCAGATAGAATATTTGAGTGGGCGGTAGAGAAGCCAGTAATTGTGAATTTATCTGCACAATCCCATAGAGCAGTACAAGGGTGGATTGAATCTAATCAATTACTTGAACTAGGAAGTTCGCAAGGAGTGATGTTTTGCAAATGGTTTGTATCGACAGGAGGATACGACAGCATCAACCTGTTTAATCAGTCAGTGAATACCTATGGTGATAAAATCCCTCATATTCTGGTGAGGAATTTAGGGCTATGTGATGATTGGGAGCATCTAGAGTCAGACTCCAATTTTCAGAACATAGTAAATAAATATCCGATAAAAATTATAGATTTTCCGAAGTTAGCATACAGAGAAAGAAACATAATTGACCAAAATCGCCTAACGTTTGCAGAGGCTAGAGAGTATAAAGAATTTGGGATAATTGGGAAACAGAGAGTAGTGAATTTTCTCAAGCTTGCTTATGGTGCTTTTGAGAAAGTAGGTATCTGGTATGAAAAAGTTGAATAG